The Streptomyces sp. HUAS MG91 sequence TGCACACGGAGTTCCAGGGCCTTTCCGCGTTCTACCAAGCGCCGGAAGCGGACGAGCTGTTCGCCTCCACGCTGCCGGTGAAGACGAAGACGGACGCGTTCGCCGACGACCTGGAGAAGGTCGCTAGCGCGCTGTCCGCCTACAGCACCGAGGTGCAGCCCCTGGTCCAGAAACTGGAAACCCTCAAAGCTGACGCGACCGCTTTCGTCAACTCCGTTTCCGGCGACGACGACTGGCGCAAGGACCAGGACAAGGTCGACCACAACAACGATCTGTGGCACGACGTCAACCACACCGTCGCCGCCTTCCAGTCCGCCGAACGTGCCTCCTACAACAAGATCATGGCGCTGATCGACGGCACACGGTTGACCACCGACGACGGCTCGCACGGCGAGGGCATGTACGGCTTCAAGGCCGACGACCTCGACCACGCCGAAGAAACCCCGTGGGGCTCGTCGGCCGAGCGCGAGTACGAGGGCATCGAGTGGCTGTACCACCGGGCCAAGAGCTTCGTGTGGGACGGCTTCATCGTCGACGGCGTATGGGGCACCATCAAGGGCCTGGGCACCCTGGTCGGCTTCGACGGCTGGGACATGGCAGGTGAGGCCTGGAAACACCTCGGCCAGCTCGCCATCGCCTCCTCCATCACCATGATGCCCGGCGTCGGTGTCGCCTACTGGACGGCCCCCGAGGACAAGCTCCCCTCCTGGCTGCGCGAATCGCGCACCACCATGAAGGAGACCGGCAAGGCCCTGGTCGCCTGGGACACCTGGAAGACCAACCCGTCCCGCGCCGCTGGCCAGGTCACCTTCAACGGACTCACCGCCATCTTCACCGGCGGCTCGGGCAGCGCCGCCTCCGGCGCGGGCAAGGCCGGAGCCGTCGCCCGCGCCCTGTCCGTCACGGGCAAGGTGGCACGGATTGTCGACCCGATGACGTACGTCGGCAAGGCCGGCAAGTTCGCCCTGGTCAAGGTCGGCGATACCTTCACCGCCCTCAAGAACCTCAAGTCGGGTGTCAGCCTCGACCTGCTCAAGCAGGCCGACGCCATCAAGTCGCCCCGCATCCCGGAGACGGCGATCCCCTACGTGGACAACGCCACTGGCAAGGTCGTCTACCTCACCGACGAAGGTCACCTCCTCAACTCCGACGGCAGCCTGCACCAGCACGCCGAGCAGGCGCCCGGCGAGGTGTCCGCCGCCGACCGGACACGCCTCGACTCCAGCCAGCAGCCATCTGTCGGAACAGGTACACGAGAGCCTCAACTTGTGGGCGCCCATGCAGCAACGAACTCGGCTGGCGATGCGGGCCAGACGAGTGGGCATGTCGCTGGAAGTACCGCAAGGAATCTTGATCAAGGCTCAACAGCTGCGCACTCGGCGGCTGGCTCGGGAAGCTCGCATGGTTCAGCACACGGGCCGACGCCGGACCACAGCGTTCCGGCTGGAACGAGGCCAGGCCCCGGGGCGCCGGATGGCGGCGCTCCACACGCGGCTGCTCCCGACGGGCAGAACGCGGATCACCATGCCAATGGCGCCCAAGGCAGTAACGGTGGGGATTTGACCCCTGCGGAGCGCCAAGCCATTCAGGACGAGCATGTCCGTAAGGCCAACGAAGAGCCGGACTGGTTCAAAGAGAACTACAACAAGGAAGGGCATCGCCTACCCCCCAAGGACAGACTCGTCGACGGAGCCGAGCTGCCCATCTTGGCCAAGAAACCCGGCGGGGGTTGGGTTGCCAAGCACGACATGCCTAGCGGCCCGTCGGAAATCAAGTTGGGGACGAAGCCGCTTCCCCGTAGCACGGCGCCCCATGACGTTCTTCCTACCCTCGACAAGACAACCGCCAACCGCCAGGCCTACAAGCACCTCATCAACGCGCAGAAGGCGTTTGACGAAGTACCGTCGGCGGCGAACCACACATCCCTGACCACAGCTCAAGACGCGTACGCCAAGCAGCTTGGCGACGTGCCGCCGAACAGCAAGATTTCCGAGAAGCTCGGCGAGGAAGCATCTCGGCTCCACGTGATTCCGCACGAGTTCCCGGGCGCCAAGGAAATTGTCCTCCCGAAGACGCCCAATGGGGCCCACGTGTTCGACGGCGCCTACAGGATCGACGACGACGGAATCCTCATCGCCGAGGACAAGGCCCCGAAGAACGATCTCGACTGGCGGCAGGGCCGCGCTGATCCCGAGGATCCGGCAAATCCGCACGACGGTGATGACGGCGGGGCGGCCGGCATGAGGGTGAAGCAAGGCACGCGTCTGTATCTGCGGACCATCTTGGCCGAGATGACCAGACGTGGTGGGCGCGACGCCGAACTTGCGCGCGAGTTCCGGGAGGCACTGAAGGCCGGTAAGTTGAGGTATGTCCTGGTCAAGGCCCAAGAGCCCAATGGTTCGGCCTATGCTGGCGCCGTGTTCGAAGAAATGAAGATCTACTGAGAGAGGGGGCAACGTGGCCATCCACATTCCCCGTCACGACTTCCCCGTGGCCGACGTGGACGAGACCGTGAGGCCGATCGTCCAAAGCGCAGAAGAGGCGCTCTCAGGCATCGAAACATCGGACTTCGATCGCTTCGATGCCTTGGACTACTCGCTGACGGTTGCCAAGTGGGCCTGCCTGACCGACCCCGCAGCGGAGGAATCTCCGACATGGGAAGCCTGGATCACTGCTATGCAGGTGGGCTCGGGCCTGTTCATCTCGGGGGCCTCCAACGAGGGGCCCGTCGCTTGCCGCATCGGCAGCAAGGGCGAGATCAAGCACCTGCCCGCAACCGGCCCGCAAGAGTATCTACACGCGGGCAATTGGCTCACATCCTACTATCTTGCAGTTATTTGCCGAGAAAACGAACGAATTGACCAGTTGGTCCGCATTCCAGTCTCGTTCTTGCGCGCCTCTGGAATGGAGTTCGACGAGTACATCTACGCATGGGTGGAAACCCTCCAAAACGCCTGGTTCGGGCGCCCTGAGACCTGGGAGACGCTCGTCACCGCGATCGATGGAACGGACCCAGCCGCACCTCACATCGCAAGTGCCGAACTCATGTTGAAGATCCTCTATCCGCCACTCGAAGTCTTCCAGCGTTACCAGCGGCAGGACCCGGAGCCCTTCAACGCTGCTCTTGAACAGGCTCTCACCTGGCACCGTGAGTACTGGACCGATGACGAGGCTCGCACACGAAGCGGCGAGGGCCTGGTAGCCCTTGGCCCGCTAGCCATCGCCTGCATGGCCTTCGACGCGGATATCCCGGTCGAAATCGAATCTGAGTATCTTCCCCGCCACCTCTTGCAGCGAACATGGGTCGGCCAACTGGCCACCTGATAGGCCCCGTTAGCAGTCTGGAATCGATCCATGTCAGCCCAGGAATACGACAGCCAGCTTCTTGAGTCGGTGTCGGTACGTCGGCGGCGGCTGCGCGATGCGGTGTTGTTCGGTGCGCAGCGGCAACGACGCACTGTCGACGAACGCCTCGGGAAGGCCTTCACGGGAGTCGTGATCGCTGCCGTACTGTGCGCCGGATGCGTCGGGTGGTCCTTCATCTCTCACAGAGTGATCGGCAAGAGCGGCATCAACACCACCGTCCCCGTATCCACCCCCGCAACGACACCAGTTCAATCGCCGAGAAGTACGGATTCCGCTCGATGATAGGTTCGAACGCGTGATTTCTCAGGGGGCTGTGAGCCGTAACGCGACGGTGTTGAGTCGGGTGACCTTGGTCGGTGAGCGGCGACGGGTGGACTTGGTGCTGCCGTCCCAGGAGCCGGTGGGTCTACTTCTTCCCGAAGTGATGCGGCTGCTCGGGGACCGAGAGGGTGAGCGACCGCAGAGCCGCCATCTGGTGACGGTCGATGGCAGTGCGCTGGCGCCGGACGCGACGCTCGAATCCTCGGGAGTACCTGATGGTGCAGTACTGCGATTGGTGCGCCTCGAGGACTCTCCGTCTGCTCCGGTCATCCATGACGTGAGCGATGAGGCAGCCGGCGATCTGGACATGCAGGCGTGGCGCTGGGATGCGCGGGCTCGGCAGATCGCGGCAGTGGGCGCGTGCGTGGGGTGGGCGCTGGTCGCCTCCCTCTTGGCGCGGGCCGGGTTCGAGGCACGGGCAGTAGGCGTTGTCCTGCTGGTGATCGCGACGGTGGCCGCGGCGGCCGGTGCGTTGCTGGGGCGGGCCGGGCGTAAGGGGCTTGCCGCGGCGCTGATCGTTGCGGGGTCGGTGGTCGGGATGCAGGGAGCGTGGGCGCTTGCGGGTGCCCACGGCTGGTCCGGCGCCGTACGGTCCGAGGCCGTGGCCGGTGTCGTAGTCGTAGCGTTGCTGCTGCTCGGTTGGTTCACGCCGATGGGGCGTGGCGCCTTGGTCGGTGCAGGTGCTCTGGCCGGAGCGGCGGTGTGCTGGGAGGTCGCGCTCGCCACGCAGTCGGGCGGGACCGACCCGGTTGGTTCGGCTCGTGCGGGGGCGCTGCTCGCAGTGATGTCCGTGGTGGTGCTGGGTGTGCTGCCCCGACTCGCGCTGATGGCATCCGGGCTCTCCGGTCTGGACGACCGGCGCTCGGCAGGTACGTCGGTGAGCAGGTTCCAGGTGACGACCGCACTGGCCGCCACGCACCGCGGGATGGCGCTCGCGACGGTCGTCATGGCCGTGTCCGCGGCGGTCGCTGGTGTGCAAGTGGTGCGTACGGTGACCACGTGGACCGTGCTGTTGGCCATGGCCGTCGCCCTCGTGCTGGCACTGCGGGCGCGCGCCTATCCGCTCACCATAGAGGTCGTAACGCTGGTGGCCGCGTCGGGAGCAGTGATGGTGCGGCTGGCCTGGTTGTGGCTGGAGCAGAAGGGCGCGGCGGGTCCGATGGCGCTCTTGGCGGTGCTGGCCGTGGTGCCGTTGGGGGTGCTGGCCGTGGAGCCTGCCGAGCATGTGCGAGTGCGGCTCCGCAAGGTCGGTGACGTGTTGGAGTCGATCGGAGTGATCGCCCTGTTCCCGCTGGTGCTCGGCGTGTTCGGGGTGTACGGGCGACTGCTCGACACCTTCGCGTGAGGTGAGGGTGATGACGAGTTCCGGCCGCTGGCAGGACGATGTACTGCGAGACCTTCAGGCGTCCGCCGATCAGCAGGCGGCTTCGGCTGATCCTCGGCTGCCGTTGCCGGTGCGTCGGCCGGACGAGGAACGCCCGCATCCGGGGCAACCACGCACCGTCTCCCATCACGAACCTGGGAACAACACCTTGCCTGTCCCTCCCGCTCCGGCCCGGGCGTCGCCGCCTTCGGCCGACATCCCCTCGATGATGCAGCCGTCGTCGTCTCCTGCCTCAGCTCACCCCGTCCCACCGCACCCGCATCCGCCGTCCCAGCCCGTCTCACCGACTCCTGCGGTACGTCCGTCCGGCCAGGCCCGGTTGCCGACCCAGACGCCCGAGTCGGTACCCACGCTGGACCCGCGCCTCGCGATGGCACTCGGCTCTCCGCAGCACGGCGACTCGGTGGCCCGACGCACCGGACGCAGTCTGCGCAAGCTGGCCTCGTCCGCCGCTCGCGACGTCACCGAGGAGTCCCGCCTCGCCCAGGCACTGCAGCAGCCGGTGACCACGGGCCGGGTGATCGCGGTGACCTCGATCCGCGGCGGCGTGGGCAAGACCACCACGGCGGCGCTGCTCGCGCGCACCCTGAATCACTACCGGCACGACCCGGTACTGGCCCTGGAGGCGGACTCCGCGTTGGGCACTCTACCGGTGCGCCTGGGCGCGGAGTCAGTGCGCTGGTCGTGCACCGACCTCGCGCACATCCTCACCCCGTCGATGCAACTGACGGACATCAC is a genomic window containing:
- a CDS encoding immunity 49 family protein; its protein translation is MAIHIPRHDFPVADVDETVRPIVQSAEEALSGIETSDFDRFDALDYSLTVAKWACLTDPAAEESPTWEAWITAMQVGSGLFISGASNEGPVACRIGSKGEIKHLPATGPQEYLHAGNWLTSYYLAVICRENERIDQLVRIPVSFLRASGMEFDEYIYAWVETLQNAWFGRPETWETLVTAIDGTDPAAPHIASAELMLKILYPPLEVFQRYQRQDPEPFNAALEQALTWHREYWTDDEARTRSGEGLVALGPLAIACMAFDADIPVEIESEYLPRHLLQRTWVGQLAT
- the eccD gene encoding type VII secretion integral membrane protein EccD; amino-acid sequence: MISQGAVSRNATVLSRVTLVGERRRVDLVLPSQEPVGLLLPEVMRLLGDREGERPQSRHLVTVDGSALAPDATLESSGVPDGAVLRLVRLEDSPSAPVIHDVSDEAAGDLDMQAWRWDARARQIAAVGACVGWALVASLLARAGFEARAVGVVLLVIATVAAAAGALLGRAGRKGLAAALIVAGSVVGMQGAWALAGAHGWSGAVRSEAVAGVVVVALLLLGWFTPMGRGALVGAGALAGAAVCWEVALATQSGGTDPVGSARAGALLAVMSVVVLGVLPRLALMASGLSGLDDRRSAGTSVSRFQVTTALAATHRGMALATVVMAVSAAVAGVQVVRTVTTWTVLLAMAVALVLALRARAYPLTIEVVTLVAASGAVMVRLAWLWLEQKGAAGPMALLAVLAVVPLGVLAVEPAEHVRVRLRKVGDVLESIGVIALFPLVLGVFGVYGRLLDTFA